CACGACTATTCGTTCAATCTGTGGAGAAACACATAAAGATGCTTACCCAGCATTTGGTGCATTAACAGTTGTAGTGCCGGCATTAGGTGTAATATTAGCCGTAATATTATTCTCATTCGGTTTGGGCATTTAATAGATATTTGAAAACAGAAACCCAACAAATGATTGATCACCGTTTGTTGGGTTTCTTTGCTTATAGAATAAAAGGAAAATTACTTGCGTATAGCTCTGGAATGGTTTTATTACATCATAGCTAAATTTTATTAACGGTGTATTGTATTTGCTGTTTCATACTGTATATTTAATTTAATTTTGTTCAAGTCCCTATCAATTTTGGAAACTAATATATGTAATTCTTCATTTTCTGGAGCGTTAAACGTTTCTCCTCTTCGTTTGCTTAAAGTGACTGTTTGATTAATTAATCGCAAACAGGATTTAATTAGAGCCAAATCAGTTTTGATTGCTTCTTTGTTTATAATGTCTATTTCATCCATTAATAATCACCCCTACAAACATAATACAATATTAGTAATCATTATCCAATACGATGAATTGGATGATACATCGTTGGATAATGTACTAATGATTTAAAGCACCATCTATTTTTATTTACCACTTTAAAAATGGGTTAAACAACATAATAGAGGGAGTGTATTAATGTTTGGTTGCAGTAGCTTATCAATTCATACAACAGATAAGAAAACATTATTTGCTAGGACAATGGATTTTACAATGGAACCAGATAGTAAAGTAGTTATCGTCCCACGTAAATATGGCATTCGATTGCTTGAAGAAAAAAATGAGGTAACCATTAGCAATCCATACGCGTTTATTGGAATGGGCAGCACGGATCTCGCATCTCCTGTTCTTTACGACGGTGTAAACGAAAAAGGTTTGATGGGAGCGATGCTGTACTATGCGACATTTGCGACTTATTCAGACGAACCTAAAGAAGGCACAAGAGGTATTAATCCGATTTATGTTGTTTCACAAGTGTTGGGAAGCTGTGTAACGGTCGACGATGTTATTGAAAAGTTAAGCGCTTTTACATTATTGAATGAAGCAAATAACATACTTGGTTTCGCACCACCGCTTCACTATACATTTACAGATGCTAATGGTGAATCGATTGTCATTGAACCTGATAGAACAGGCATAACAATTCATCGCCAAACAATAGGGGTCATGACCAATAGCCCTGGTTACGAATGGCATCAGACAAATTTAAGAGCTTATATTGGTGTTACGCCTAATCCTCCACAAGACATTACAATGGGAAATTTGAAATTAACACCGTTTGGGCAAGGGGCAGGCGGGTTAGGGTTACCAGGTGATTTCACGCCATCTGCACGCTTTCTTCGTGTCGCTTATTGGAAGAAGTATACGGAACAAGCGAAAAATGAAATTGAAGGGGTAACTGCTTTGTTTCATATTCTATCTTCTGTTAATATTCCGAAAGGCGTTGTCTTAAATAAAGAGGGGAAGACGGACTATACAATATATACGTCTGCAATGTGTGCGCAAAGCAAAAACTATTACTTTAAGCTTTATGATAATAGTCGAATTTCAGCAGTTTCATTATTTGTCGAGGATTTGGATAGCCATGAATTAATTACATTTGAGTGGAATCGTGAACAGGATATTAAACAGTTGAATGTGACAAACTAATAAAGCACCAGGCGCTTATTATGATGTATGAGCACCTGGTCTTTTTATGTCTTTTAATCACCTCAGAAACTCATTCGTGATAGAGATTGGATTTTTTAGTGGATGGCTAAAATAACATAGTAGTGGCTGGTTCATGACAAGCAAACTTAGATTAATATATAATCTTTTAGCTTGTATAAAACTGCTAAAAGATGAAAGCATGTTTGATAGAATATTATGAGGTGAGTATATATGGATTGGAAACCAGATAGAAAAGCAAAGAAAGCTATCTATAAACAACTCGCAGAATATATTGAAAAGGGGATAGCTGATGGTACATTTCCACCTGATAAACCATTACCATCAGAGAGGTATTTGGCTAGTACATTGCATGTAAATAGAAGTACGGTCGTTCATGCATATGACGAATTAGAATCTTTAGGGCTAATTGATAGAACTAGAGGAAGCGGTACTACGATAAGTAAAGATATATGGGGTATAACAAAAAAGCGGATTCCGAGCTGGAATCGATATATTGAGGCGGGTTCATTTTTACCTAGTCTACCTGTAACACAAAAAATAAGAAAAGAAGCAGTTGAACATAAATTAATCAATTTAGCTTCCGGTGAATTGTCAGAAGATCTTTTCCCTAAAAGATTTTTAAGCGAGATTACTTCAACGCGTTCTTTTATTGGAAGCTTAGGATACGATCATCCACAAGGAAATGAAATCCTTAGAAGTACACTTACAAAACATGTGAAAATTAGTCGAGGAATCGAAACAAACGCTTCTTCAATACTTATAACATCTGGAGCGCAACAAGCATTACATTTAATTGTCCAATGTTTGTTAAAGCCTGGTGATGCAATTGCTATAGAAGACCCTTCATATAATTACAATCTTCCTACTTTTAAATCAGCAGGTATCCAAGTACATTATTTACCTGTTAATGAAGAGGGGATTAATCCAGAAGATTTGCAAATGTTATATAAAAAACACCGAATAAAAATGATTTTTTTAAATCCATATTTTCAGAATCCGACTGGCTACTTAATGAATCAAAAGAAAAAAGAAGCGATTTTAGACATATCCTCTAAGCTTGGAATTCCTGTTGTAGAAGACGATCCTTATAGTTTAACCGCTTTTTCAGGAGAAAAAATTTCAACCCTTAAATCAATGGATAAGAACGGCAATGTTTTATATATTAGCTCGTTGTCTAAAATTGTCGCTTCAGGACTAAGAATTGGGTGGATTATAGGCCCAACATCAGTAATTGAAAGATTGTCCGATGCGAAGCAACAATTAGACTTTGGTCACTCAAGCTATACACAATGGATAGCCAATGATTTTTTAGAATCAGAACATTTCCATTCACACATGAAATGTTTAATTAAGGAATTAGAAAAAAGAAGAAATACAATTATTAAAAGCCTTGATACTTATTTAAAAGGGCTTGTGGAATATTCAATTCCGCAAGGTGGTATTCATATATGGTGTAAAATACTAAAAAGCTTTAATGAAACCCAGTTACTTGAGGAGTCCATCAAGCAAGGCGTCATTTATGCTCCAGGCTCAACATTGGGTTCCAAAGAAAGCTTTGTTCGTTTTACTTTCGCAAGGGAAGATGAAGATTCGATTGATGAAGGTATAAAAAGGTTTGCACAAGCTCTTCATAGTTTGTAGTTAATTGGATGACTAAAAATAAGCAAGAGTGGATGGTTTAAATGATATGGAAAACCTATATGATCGTAATAAGGGAAGAGAGCATCATCCCTTAAGCATTAGCTGCTGATGAGAAAAACTCAAGGTGGCTACCTTTTATTATATTTTATACCGCGTTCATTTTATGATTTAGAATTATTCCCACTCTAAGCTTAAAATGAAAGAAAATAGAGTAAGCTTCCAATCCTCAGGTTGGAAAATTACTCTATTTTTATTATGTCACAATACTTTCATTTGATATTCAAATCTTGTATGGTATGGTGTTGAATGGAGCATTTCATGAAATCCAATTACTCAATGAATGTAGCAAAAAGATCATTATATGTATCTCTAAAATAAATGGATGGTCAAAAAAGTATCAAATTGGATGGTTATAATCATTATAATTCCTTTATCATTGAGAATGGATGATGAAACATTTATCTAGGTATTTAGTGAAACAATGGCAATGAAGGTGATAATAAATTATTTGCTATAAAAATGATAAATTTATTGAAAGAGTTGATATGATATGACATGGGGTTTAATTATTACAATAGTGATTGGATCGATTGTTAAATTGTTAATGAGTCCTCCAAGTATCGTTGTGGCATGGACTGTAAGTAAATTTGAACTTCATAAAAAACTGGATTCAAAAGATGTTACGGTAACCTATAACGGAAAGAACTTAGAAGAAGTAGAAAAAAACAGATTTACTGACTATTTTAATGAAGCGTCCTTTTTAAAAAAGCATTATATCTTCCCAGGCAATGAAAAATTATTTCTAGAGCCAGAATCGAATGTAACACCATTTGTCATCAACGTAAAAAAGGGAAAAAAAGAAGATGTTCATTTCTTTGTTTTTAATTACGATAATCACGTTGATGTAGTGAAGAAATACAAAGAGAAAGTTGTTTCTTATAGTATAAGTTCTGAACATCTACAAAAATTTTCTTTGTCTCCTAAAGCAGTAATTTAAAGGGCTAAAATACCCTTACCATTCAATTACAAAATCGTTTATCCAGCCAGTTATCGGTATAGTACCGATAACTGGTTATTTTAATTTTTGTATTCGATTAAGAAGTTTTGACCGTTTGTTCTATATAGCTTAATTTATTCGTCTATCATCTTAGTGTAGTTTAATATCAAGACTTTTTTCATGTAAAAGAATGAACTAAACTTTTTGAAAAGTAGTTGTTAAATAGAAAAAAATTTCCCTTTATAGGATGTTAGCTAACAATAAAAATACAACCTATGGGAGGAATTTCAATGGGATTTTATTCAACAACCCGAACTGTAAATGCTTCAACAGCACAAATAGCGGACATGATACATGCACAACAAAAGGCAATGGAACTTCTCAAGCGAAATGATTTAAGTTCATCTATCGTAAAAAATACATTCACTTCATATGGTGCAGCTGTTTTAGGGCTTGTGTTCGTGACAAGCACAGCTGCTTCTGTTGCAGCCGGTTTTATTAGCCTTTTAGCAAGCCTCAATGCTTCTGAAAAAGCTTGGCTAGAGAATGATGTGAAAAATGGATATCTACAGCTTTTAGAAACACATTTTACGATGGTAAATGGAGGATGGGCTTCATGTAACATGACGCTTACACTCAACAAAGAGCGTCCTGGTTATGAATTTGGATTTATCAAATCTAGAAAAATTAATAGTTTCACAACTCCTAGTGGAGAAATCGCAATACAGAATTAATGAAAAAGGCACTTACTAAATTGTAAGTGCCTTTTATTCCGTCGCCTTTTTTAAAATAGTAAAAAAATCGCTATCATTTGAGATTGTATAGGTCTCTTTTGTACTAATGACAGTCAGGGATTTATTTTGAGAATCAAGGAACATCGCATGACCTGTATTTAATGTAATGTTGATTCGGTAATCATAATCAAGCCAGGTTGTTGTAACATTTCCAAATTTGGCATTTTTAAAAGCTTCTATAAGTTGCTGTTGTGTTTCTTCGGGGAGTTTAATTTCCACAAATATATCTTTGTCGTCTATATTGATACTATGAACAGTTACAGTTGAATTTGCTGCATTAAAATTAGCGTTTTTTAATATATCTGTTGCAGAATAAGTTTGGTTTTTCTTTGTAATAAAACTACTAGTCACAACGATTATGAGTAAAGGCAAAATAACGGTTAATATATATTTTGATTTTTTCATATAGACCCCTCTTAATCCTTTTTCAATAATTATAATATGACAGCAAGTAGTTGAAAACGAAGAAGAAACAGGTTATTTTATATAGATAAATGAGCGTGTTTTTCAAGGTGGAATAAATGAATTGATAGAAGATTTACTTGCAGCATTCATACCTAATGTTAGTATTGCTTTAGATACGCGAAAAATCGATAGAAATATTGAATTGTTAAAGAATGAATTTTGGTTTGAAGATATTTATAATGAAGAAAAATATCGAAAGTTATTTTTCGTAAATAGAGAAGTAAGGAGATATCTACAAAATACTCGTCGTGTGAAAAGAATGATAAAGAAGGAAAAAATTCAAAATGCATTTATAACCTTTTTAAATAAACAACTATGACAATTTTATATGGGGGAAACGAATATGCCAAATAAAGAGTTATCACTTGAGCAACATGAGGAACTATTAAAAACTTTGCAAGACCGATTTGAGAAAAATATGAATCGCCATCAAGGTCTCGAATGGGCTAAAGTACAAGCTAAGCTTGCAGCTCATACGGAAAAACTTTGGTCGCTTAATGAAATGGAAGTTACAGGCGGCGAGCCGGATGTTGTCGAGTATGATGAAAATACGGACGAGTACATTTTTTATGATTGTGCAACAGAAAGTCCTAAAGGTCGTAGAAGCTTTTGTTACGATCGTGAAGCATGGGAATCAAGAAAGAAGCATCAACCAGAAAATACAGTAATCGACATGGCAACTACCATGGGCATTGAACTGTTAACGGAGGAACAATACCGAAAATTGCAAGAACTAGGAAATTTCGATTTGAAAACATCAAGTTGGGTACAAACACCTGCAAATATTAGAAAACTTGGCGGAGCTATCTTTTGTGATCGTCGCTACGACACTGTCTTTATGTATCATAATGGAGCAGATTCCTACTATGCTGCAAGAGGCTTCCGTGGCTCGCTTAGGGTTTAATCGTTAGAGCTGTTGAGACAGCTCTTTTTTATTTCTTAATAAGAGTTTGAGGTAGATATATAGGAACTGTGATTTTCACAAATAGTTGAGGAATAAAATATTAAAAATAGCAGATAGAACAAATAGTTAGGGCGAATAGAATGAAGGATAAGAAGGAACGATTGAAAGAATTGCTTGCTCAGCAAAAGCAAAAAATAATAGAAGAGGAGGAAAAAAGAGCTTATAAAATCGTTTTAGAGGAAGTAAATGATTTGTTTTCGAATATGAGTGTTGAAGAGGAAGTAGCCATTTTATCAAAAGAAGATTCTAAAAAAATCACCGATGATTTATTTGAAGCATTTCCATTTGGTCACTCGGGAATTGACTGGACACTTATGTTTTCTAAAACTATTTTTTCTAACTTTGTTGATTATGAAAGCGCGCTAGTGGAATTAGTAATGAAAAATCATAAAGTACATGATGAAATTTGTTATATCATTGATCTGAATGCTCAACATGTTATTAAAACAAAATTGTTTAACATTATTTATAGAGTCGAAGAAGTGAGGTGTTGGGATAAATATATTTATGCACCTCAAATTAAATTGGTTATTGAATTCCCTTCGAATGATATTGCGGTAGGATGGAAGGAATAAATTTTTATAATATAGCAAATCAGTTAGAACAATAATGAAAACAGTCATCAATGCAACATTTGCAATGGTGACTGTTTTTACTATAAGTATTATAAAATATTTAGCTAGTCTATATTGAGTTACTTCTTACCTAATATGAAAGTTGTTCGGATTAAGGATTAGATTAAAAGGGTCACCAGGCTGGGAGCAACCCTTTAATTTAGAGAGGTGCATTATTGCTATGATAGTATTAACAATCGTCTCCAGAACTTATGAAAGTAGCGCCGACAATAATTAAAAGAATAAATAGTACAACGATTAGCACGAATGTTGAACCGTTATTGTTATTACCATAATCATAGTTATTTACTCCACAACAATTATTGTTCCAATTGCCTGCATTTCCGTAGTATCCCATGGAAAAATCCCTCCTTTCTTCAATGTATAATATGTATTCTGCAAAGAAGTGGGGGGGTGTTTATCCATTAAAAATTTAAACTAGTAATATTTTGTGGGAGATGATAAAAGAGGTGTCGACGAAAATGCTACCCTATATATGAAATTTGTAAGCCATCTTCAGCAAGTTTCATAAGGAGCCTTTAGTTTTTGAAATAGCGACCACTTTATAAACATTTAGGTAAGTTTTCCATAGTAAATAGCCTAAAACACTACGATAAAGATTTAGTAGAATATCAGCAATATCAAAACTACTTAAAAAAAGATTTAATTGAAGTCCCTCTATACTAAGTATCCCTTAATAATGGAAAATCGCCGATAAAACCGTTTCAATCGCCGATAAGGCGCTATGAATGTGTCTTGCGGAGAATGCTGATATAAAAAAAATCCACTCGCTTTCCGCGGGCACAACGTAAGCCGCAACCCTCGCTATGCGCGGTGTTAAGTCTTACGCTACGTGCGTTCCCGCAGGAGTAAGCGTGGATTTTTACTTAAAGACAGAAAATTCAAAATCGTTTGGGTGACTGGCACTTTTCGTTACATCGCTACCCAGTGATCTTTAGAAACTTCCACAAGTTGTGTGTTGTCTAAATTAAAACGATTGATCATCAACTCTTCTTCTGACAT
The genomic region above belongs to Lysinibacillus sp. FSL W8-0992 and contains:
- a CDS encoding CDI toxin immunity protein, which gives rise to MKELLAQQKQKIIEEEEKRAYKIVLEEVNDLFSNMSVEEEVAILSKEDSKKITDDLFEAFPFGHSGIDWTLMFSKTIFSNFVDYESALVELVMKNHKVHDEICYIIDLNAQHVIKTKLFNIIYRVEEVRCWDKYIYAPQIKLVIEFPSNDIAVGWKE
- the pdxR gene encoding MocR-like pyridoxine biosynthesis transcription factor PdxR, with product MDWKPDRKAKKAIYKQLAEYIEKGIADGTFPPDKPLPSERYLASTLHVNRSTVVHAYDELESLGLIDRTRGSGTTISKDIWGITKKRIPSWNRYIEAGSFLPSLPVTQKIRKEAVEHKLINLASGELSEDLFPKRFLSEITSTRSFIGSLGYDHPQGNEILRSTLTKHVKISRGIETNASSILITSGAQQALHLIVQCLLKPGDAIAIEDPSYNYNLPTFKSAGIQVHYLPVNEEGINPEDLQMLYKKHRIKMIFLNPYFQNPTGYLMNQKKKEAILDISSKLGIPVVEDDPYSLTAFSGEKISTLKSMDKNGNVLYISSLSKIVASGLRIGWIIGPTSVIERLSDAKQQLDFGHSSYTQWIANDFLESEHFHSHMKCLIKELEKRRNTIIKSLDTYLKGLVEYSIPQGGIHIWCKILKSFNETQLLEESIKQGVIYAPGSTLGSKESFVRFTFAREDEDSIDEGIKRFAQALHSL
- a CDS encoding YfmQ family protein codes for the protein MTWGLIITIVIGSIVKLLMSPPSIVVAWTVSKFELHKKLDSKDVTVTYNGKNLEEVEKNRFTDYFNEASFLKKHYIFPGNEKLFLEPESNVTPFVINVKKGKKEDVHFFVFNYDNHVDVVKKYKEKVVSYSISSEHLQKFSLSPKAVI
- a CDS encoding DUF4256 domain-containing protein, which translates into the protein MPNKELSLEQHEELLKTLQDRFEKNMNRHQGLEWAKVQAKLAAHTEKLWSLNEMEVTGGEPDVVEYDENTDEYIFYDCATESPKGRRSFCYDREAWESRKKHQPENTVIDMATTMGIELLTEEQYRKLQELGNFDLKTSSWVQTPANIRKLGGAIFCDRRYDTVFMYHNGADSYYAARGFRGSLRV
- a CDS encoding linear amide C-N hydrolase; this translates as MFGCSSLSIHTTDKKTLFARTMDFTMEPDSKVVIVPRKYGIRLLEEKNEVTISNPYAFIGMGSTDLASPVLYDGVNEKGLMGAMLYYATFATYSDEPKEGTRGINPIYVVSQVLGSCVTVDDVIEKLSAFTLLNEANNILGFAPPLHYTFTDANGESIVIEPDRTGITIHRQTIGVMTNSPGYEWHQTNLRAYIGVTPNPPQDITMGNLKLTPFGQGAGGLGLPGDFTPSARFLRVAYWKKYTEQAKNEIEGVTALFHILSSVNIPKGVVLNKEGKTDYTIYTSAMCAQSKNYYFKLYDNSRISAVSLFVEDLDSHELITFEWNREQDIKQLNVTN
- a CDS encoding phosphoglycerate mutase — translated: MDEIDIINKEAIKTDLALIKSCLRLINQTVTLSKRRGETFNAPENEELHILVSKIDRDLNKIKLNIQYETANTIHR
- a CDS encoding YjcZ family sporulation protein, whose translation is MGYYGNAGNWNNNCCGVNNYDYGNNNNGSTFVLIVVLFILLIIVGATFISSGDDC